From the genome of Rattus rattus isolate New Zealand chromosome 6, Rrattus_CSIRO_v1, whole genome shotgun sequence:
CAAGAGGCAAAGTCTCCACTTTCCTACACAGGCTCCATTTTTGTCTCAGCCAACTCTCAATGGAGGGGCGACTAGAACAACACCATCTCCCCGGACGAAGAGCATGGGGATGTTCCGTTTTGTGGACTGGAAGAGAACAACAAAAGGGAAAAGCAGGATCAGGTTAAGCAGTTCAAGTgcccatctcccaggtgactGCAGCAGGGACCACTGCTGCACACCCAGacccagtctcctcttcctgtgTACTGCTACAGTGCACTTCCCAGGCTTCTTTGTGATAGACCTGGACACAAGGTAGAGgggtttgtgttatttttttgagatgaggACTGTCTTGTGGTGTAGCTCACATTAGTCTGAAATTTCTAATCCCCATACCTCCCACACCTCAaccacaagtgctgggattattatttttttaagatttattttcactgtgtgtgtgtgtgtgtgtgtgtgtgtgtgtgtgtgtgtgtgtgtgtgtgtgtgtgtgtgtatgtaagtgtcctttcttttctggCATCCTTGGGCTCCTGTATGTACATGATTCACATGAACtcgcacagatgcacacatacacataaaaattagataaataaatgtaaataaaaacaagtcagaCATTGTGCCTCATGACTACAATGCTAGAGCAtagagaaggctgaggcaggcaggtcaCCATGAATTCAAGTACAACTCAGCTACATAGCATGTTCCAAAACTGCCCGTGTTATAAGACTGTGTCAATACCTCTCTagcctaagtgctgggattggaggatTATGTTACTATGTCTGGTTTTGCACTGAGTGAGGGAGAGGGTACTAGGGATTAAACTCTTTCACATTCTAAGCAAATGCTTAACTACTGAGTTAAATCCTTAGCTATGACTGAATTTTAGCTATGGATTTCAAGAGTGACGTCCTGAGTGTCAGTGGGTAGTCACTGTTTTACCAATGGATGGACCCTGTACACTAAGATCTCAAGGAGCAGGAGGGTAGAATATCCCCAACTTAGCACTTGACAGGAAACCACTGTGCTGACTGTAGGCAGGGCCTCAGCCTCAAGTGAGCTCAGCCATCACACCTGCTTCTATGTACTCCTGGGAGCGCAACTGGGAACATACTTTTCAaagctttagctcagtggtcaggcTTTGGGCAGTCAGCAAACATGGTGCATCTGGAGTCATCACTAAACCTTGGCAAAGTGTTAGGCAGAACTTGGGAGCAGCCCAAAGACCTCCCAAAAACTACAGACTTCGGGGACAAAGGCTGGGAAAAGCCAAATGTTAATAAGCGCTCTGGTGTAGCAGATACATTTAGCAGGGAAGTACAAGAAGATCTGGCAAGAACTGGCTAgttatcaggaaaacaaaaagaaatgatgcCAGATGCAACGATattaagtacaaaaaaaaaaaagcacaggcaGAGACCATGCAGCCTCCTGAAGGGTACTGGGTAATCAGAATGGTCTGATAGAGATGCTGTCTCCTCAGTTTCCAAAAGGTCGGTGCTTTAAGATGAGGGACAAGATGGTTCTGTTACAAAGAGCACAGTACCACTAAGAGCAACCTGGCAGTTAACCACACTGTGGGCTGTATGGTAAAGGAAGGTGCTAAACATGACGGACAGCAGGAAAAGTGGGCTGGAGCCATTGACACTTTAGCAATCAACAAGAACAATACTCTGTGGTGGACTGAGAACCACTTTCTGTCTTCCTATTAGCCAGTTGGTAGCAATCCAGTCACTCAGGTGTTAATATCAACACTGTGGGGAGAAACTCTGGGAATCCTAGTGGTCTGTGGTCCCCTTCCTGTTTTGGGAATGTTACAGTTCATTAGTTATGTCAGCTGAGAGAGAGCAAAGGCTGCCgtttgttttcccatttcaaaGGTGATGAGAGATACAAGACAGCAATGTACTATTCTCCACAGTGCTGCATGAAAAAGACTGTAGACACTGCCTACAACACCAGTCTGTCCTGTCTTTGTCTGTAGTAAAGACACACGACACATTCGTAGACATGATGAAGAggtgctcagcagttaagaacattggccGCTCTTCCTGAGAACCCAGGTTTAAACCCCAGCATTTATAGGATGGCTCACgactgtttgtaactccaattccaaggaatctggtgccctcttctggcctccttagacaccaggcatgcacatagtacacacatatacagacacccatacatataaaatactttttaaatttaaatttaataaaagaaactattGTATTTGTGGGtttggtgtggtggcacaagcttttaatcccagttctcatgAGGCAAAGGCTCAGACCAACTCAGTTGACTGGAAAGGGCACTCTCAAACCGTTGAGCGGCCTCTAGGCTGTACAGTGTGCCCCAAGtccccagctttgtgagctgtgaCCCATGTTAGCGATACAGCTGACTTTAAGATTGGTGTTAAAAACGGGTTGTGTGACTCCCAAACCCTTGCACTTAGCTATACACTCTATCAGTGGTTCCTAAGTAGGTGCCAGAACATAGCGGGCTTTCCATAAACGTGTTAAGCTGCTGCATGTTGAGAACTGACATTATGAAGAGAGAAGACTTGCAGGACTCACTTTATATATCTCTTCATACGTCTCCTCATCAATCTCTATCGTCGTCACAGTTTCTTCTACATCTCCCAGGATCATATTTAAATGTTGATCGTAAGCCTGAAGTGGAGGGTGAGATTTGAGAAACAAGGAATAGGGCTCAAAAAGTAGATACAAGTGGATTATAAGTAACAGGTTCAATACTTACACCCAAAACTTTTACATGCAAATAACAAACACTCCCTCTGTGCTAGTCTATCATGTCTTTACAAGCGCTACTGCTTATGATAAAAAGTAAGTTCACTCAAAGTAACCTGAGAGTACTTAAGTTCTTCCTTTACTTGTTACCCAAAGCGGTCTCACCATTCACAAGTTTATTATGAAAAACAGCAAATTCTGTCAGACTTCTTTCAGGAATACTAAACAGCAAAAAGTCCTCTCACTTGCTGTGCGATAGATAGCACTGCGGTTCTCAAGCAGGAACTGTCATTTGATGCTCACAAAAATGAAACAGGTGTAGCAAAGTTTGGCCCATTTTTGTGgacatgggtatgtgtgtacagTATACATGGGTACTGCATGTTTACAAGTGTGTGGATGCCAGAGGCTGAAACAGATGCCTTCCTCAGTTGCTCCCCACCGTATGTATTAAGGTAGTGTCTCTAAGTTGAACGTAAGAGCTTGCTCTGGGGTCTCCACAGGTGTTAGGGATCTAAACTTCAGCACTCAAACTTTACCCACCAATCATCTGTCCCACCTTCACTTTGCCCATTTATAACTTGTCCAGAGCTTAACATGCTTTGGCATCTGTGGGCTCAGTCAGGAAGGATTGCAACCACAGTGTTTAGTGCAACCTCCAAAGTTCATCCCTTTTACTACAGCAAACCTCCTGGGGCTTGTTCAGAACCCACTTACATGTTCTTCTAACAAAGTGCTAAGTGCTTTTGCCTGCTCATATCAAGATTAAAAATAGCCAGGCGCCACATTGAGAAGGAACTGCTTGGCAGCTACACAAATGAGCAAAATGTTCAGCTGGAGagcagggaggaaacagaaacctgGGCCACTTACTACAGAGGTAAGAGCTTCAGACACCTCCAAACTAAAGGCGATGGTCTAGCCTGGGGTCATTCCATGTGCCGAAGAGCCTTGCAATTTAGCTCCATCCCATGTTTCTCACCAAACTGGCACCGCTGTTTCCCTAAGGCCGGCTTGCAGATCAACAGCCCAATTTCCTTCCAAGTCACAGAGGTTCTTTATCCTCAGGTTTCATGAAAGAACTAAAAATTTCTTCGTAGAAGAAAGACTGAGACTGTCCCCCACACTGGCTCTGTGGGTGCCAGTATGGGGCTGTTTCTAAGCCTGAACTAAAAAGACTTATTCCAATTCCCGTTGTAAACCAACAGCTCTGAGGAAAGTAAAAGAAGAGACAAAACCCTAAGTGCACAATAATGCTACTTCAAGGGACCAATTCCACAGGCATCATAAATGTGCACAAGCAATATATGTAGAAGTGCCCAATGCAGTTTTaaggctggaaaaacaaacaagtgacCAAAGCCTTACACAGAATCCTGGGCAACTGTGTCAGCTGCGTAATCATTCCACACAGAAACCATGTGGAAAAGGTGTGTACATacgagacaaggtttcactatgtagtccagactggcctcaaatatATGACCTTCCTACCTCAGTCATCTAAGTACTGGAATTATGGGCACACGCCACCATACCTCACTAGGATCCTCCTTCAAACGCAGACAGCATATACGCATGCAGAAAAGATGTGGACGAACGACTATGTAGCCAACTTTGAACAGTGGTTATGCATAGAGAAAATGGAATTTCACCTTTAGATTTCTatggtgtttaatttttttttttggtagtgcTAGGGGCTTTGCCACATACTAGATGAACGGTCTCTGGTCTGCTATTTAGTTTTTTTCATGTCAAAGCAGAGTTTTATATGTCGAAAACTAAAACACCCTGtccaataacttttaaaaatataggacAATGGCAAgagtggtagtgcatgcctaaAATCCCAGTTctaaggagagagaggcaggaggatcttgagtttgaagctagctggGTTACATAGTATgaccttgtctaaaacaaaaagaagtttaTTCATAAATAAACAGAGGACAaagctgaagaaaacaaaagtgttCTACAGGGTTGTAGAGATGCTcaaattaagagcactggttatccctgcagaggacctgagtttggctcctagcaaccacaccaggcagctcacaactgtctgtaactccagccctgggCAATCAGATGCCTTGTTCTGGTCTCACAGGAGTCCCATCCCTCTCTAAAAAACATTCTggttaaggaaaaaatattttaaaagtcaataaagGAATTTCCAACTCCCAAAAGTcattgtataattaaaaaaaaataagtttatgttGCAGTTCTTATCTGTAAGGAGGTAGGAAGGGATGACAGGGGAGCATCTGGTTTTGAGATAACTTAACAGACTTACATGTAATCTGCCTCGAAGCTCTCGGTCATTTCTCATTTTCACATAAATTCGCTCATCCAAGCTGAGTCTTATAAGATCCAGGGGCTCCTCTACGGTATTGGTGGTCTGTTGCTGATGAGAGAAGAAGGCTTAGTAATGGAACACTGAGGTTGTGTGGTTGTTTCAATCACTGTTAAGCAGTGAAAGCAACATGTGGGTGTTGGTACACAGCGAGGGTTGTCTACAAGagcaaaaagtgctcttaaccactaagccccAATAAATCCCTATTAAGGAACTTATATTCTAGTTGTggaacaaacattttaaataaagaacacatttaaaacaaCATGCTCTGAAGAGAAACACTGTGTGCCAgatctttgcttgttttctataTACTACATCTCTAGCAGTTTCTCTATCTCACATAACTGCACCTTTTATCTGACCTCCCCTCGTAACACACTCCAAGTGAGCCACTGCCTGCGTGCCAGGTGCTTACACGTATTACTCTGCTGGTGTCCTACAGCTACAGTACTCTTTCTGTCGGAATCCCGACCGTATCTCCCAGAGATGGGATATCCACAGCCGTCTGCATTCTACAGAGAAAGGGCGACGACGAGCGTGATGGGCAGATGGGCGGGTTGGTAAACTCTGGGCCTACGGAAGTTTTAGGAGCAGGCCTGGCTGTGGAAGGCCGTGGGAACTcgggaaaaagaaaagggctaTTCCACGGGAAGCGTGGAAAAAGCAAGCCCGGCTAAGAAACGAAAGCACTTGCTCTTCGGACGCCCCAGGACAAACTTACCTGATCTACGTCGTCCGCCATGTTTCAAACGCTGCGCCCTTTCCACCTCTCGCGAGAGCAGACACTAGGAAACGTTGGGCCGCCACGCACTGGAAGGCGAACTACACTATTTTTGTCCCTTCGCGCCCTTGTAGTTTGCATGGGGGCGGGACTTTTTTGGAGGGCGTGGTCCTATCCGGAGCTGGGGGTGCGGTCAGGCATGGCCCGCCTCGGGGCGGAGCCGGCACGCGGAGACTTTCGGCAGTCCTGCGCGGTTGTCTGGAGGAACGCCTCTGGCTAGCATGGCCGGAAAGCGTACCGCAGGCGGAAAGCGGAGGAAGCGCGGCCAGGAAGCCGAGGACAACAAAGCAACCCGGCCTGAGGAGAGCGATGCGGGTGAGAGGCCAAGTCTGCAGCATGCCAGGCGATGGTGGCGGAGGCTGGGGCGGGCGGCGGAGCGGATCTGTGTCTACCGCAAGGTCTTTACGGCCGGATGCGCCCCCCCTCCATCCCCCGAGGGCCTCTGCTATCTGTCTTAACCCTTCGGTTAACCTTTAGTACCAAGTTCAGCCCCATAGCAAGTGTTGAAGGCCGAGCTGGAGAAAGCTTCGCAATTGCCTGGTATCTCAGGAGATGCCAAAACCAGGACCGAGGGAGACCTGTAGTGAGAGATCTCTCTCATCAAGTTCCTGACTGCCATCcagtgtaactccagctccgggttTTTAGGATGCGCTTTCTGTTactgttgttttttgctttgtttttccagacagggtttctctgtgtagacctagctgtcctggaacttgctttgtagaccaggttggcctcaaactcagagatccgcctgtctctgcctccctagtgctgggattaaccgGCATGCACCATTACGCCCTGGCTGGAATGAGTTTTTTATCTAGATCTTGAACAAGATCCATCTTTCCCCTTAAACATATCCATCCCCCCAGTTGTTCTATTTCAATAAACCACCCCTTTTAAAACACACCTGTTAGAACACACATCTTCTTAACTGCCAGTTCGGCATCAAGTCCAAGCTTTGGAACCACCGAAATCTGTACTTAATTCTCTTAATTTTATACCTAGAGATCTTGTCCATATCGTTAAGGAAGTGAACTTCACGTTgcttcttttctggcttcctctcATCTGTCTGCCCCATCATCTAGCAGCCAAATGGATGTAGAACCACAACAAAACCTCATGCCTCTGTCTTCTTACTTAAAACCTCCTTAGATGTATGCTCTCCAAGTATAGCATCTACCTCTCTTAGCTTGTTTCCCACAAGATTTGGAGGTTGTCACAATTCTACTCTGTCTCCTTTCCAGATactcttattttgatttttttcctgtttatttaaatatcaggctggcctagaagtaGATCTTCCAGTCTAATTTACCTCCTGATCACGGGGATTGCagatgtcaccatgcctggttctctCTGACCATCTTTCTGCTCTTTAGACTTACTGTTTATTTATCTGGAGGCTCAGCCTTTGGTGTTTCTTTGGCTTAGAATGTTCTTTGTGGCTCTTGCTGGCACTaatttcctctctgcttcagGTCTTAGACACTCCATGATCATCTTAAGGTAGTCATTCCTGGGAACCCACTACCACGGAATCCCAGTTACTGCCCTGTCAACCTCTCATTCTCAAGTGATCTTCTTATCTAATTGCTTGAGGAAAATGTAACCTTCATTAAAACAAGTCTCATGTTCTTCAATATCctattttgtatttcctcttgtttCCATCCCTGAAAAaacattgcattttatttatttatttattttatgggtatgggaGTGCCTTCATGCATGTCAGTGCACCATGTATGAGTTATGCCTGCAGAGGCTAGATGACGGTGTTGGATCCCCCAGAATTAGATTTGCgagctgcagtgtgggtgctgggaattgaacctgggttctcttgAAGaggtagcaagtgctcttaactgctaagccatctcttttgccctgcaaaaaaaaaaaaaaattttttttaaatgtgtaaaatgcATGCTGCTAGAGAAGAGATAGCTAGACCTTTTAAAATAACCAGATAGAAAACTTGATTAGTTCAGtgaccctcccccctcccaccctgtGGCTCCTACTACACTGGAATCCGATTACACATAGATCATGAATTCATCGGCCACTAGGAGATGCTAGTGTTTGCTAAACTTGAGAGGAGTTGGCTTACTCCACACTTAAGACGCTTCAGCTTACTCATTTACTCATTTGTTTCTGGAGTATGTGCCATGAGGCCATGAGGTGTCCACCAGTTAGGTAGCTTCTACACAGCCGCTCTGAAGTGCACCCCTGTGCATGCAAAGGAAGGTGAGGCTTGGCACCTTTTGGGAGTTGGCCGCAGAGAGCATCATCACTCACCTTGTTGCTGAGCGGGCCCCTCCTCTTCGTAtgtccccgccccccaccccccttgtGTTGTCTTTACTGGGAAATTGATTAGTTTCTCTATCATTTATTCAGTGCTTCCCAGCCACTAAGTCCTGGGAATATAAATGAAGCAGGCAAACTTCCTGTTAGGATGCTGATGTTCTCTGGGGAGGCAAGTGAGGTGCACATGACAAgattttaaaaggagagaaagagagagacgcAAATTCACGTGGTGATGAGTAAATCTCCAATCAAACTGCCACTGGTGTGTGGGGAAGAGATTGTTAGTGCCCAGGTACTGTAACCAGTTACTATGTGCAATTTTGAGCTCTTCGTAAACCGCTCGGTGGCATGGGGGCCGGGCAGGCAAGTATTCCTATGCAAAGAAAACAGGATGCTTAAAGGCTCGTGGCTAGACTCAGAATgaagaggtgggaggtgggaatcGAGATGACTGAAGCGCAGGGACCTCGGCCTGGAGATCATGCTAAGGAATTTGAATTCATCTAAGTGTCTTGGGAGAAGGTGATTGCACTTGCCCTTAAGTCTCGGTAGCTGGATCAGCAAGCCACAGTGGTAATTCTTCAACTGTTGAAGTGACATCGAGCTCAAGCACTGGTTAGGAATGTTAGATAGCACTCAAGTTTGGAAACTAATTTGGAGATTGTTTGAAAGGCTTCCTTACCTCTTTGTGTCTTGTgaaaaataaacagcaaagaaTACTGAAAAGCCACCTGTTTCTGTCATCTAGAGATTACTGCTGCAGGGTGATGGTCGATTTCTGTGCCATCTGTCTTTCAAACTTAGCAAAAACAACACTTCATGTTGAACATTGTATtatatcattttcctttattttaataatgatttaattaagTCAGGCATGGCGGTggaccttaatcccagcactgagaaggcagaggcaggtagatctcagtgaattcaagaccagcttggtctccatagtgagttccagaccatttaggactacatagcaagaccttgccttaataacaacaaaacatattttatagGGTAATTTAATCATTTCATGGTAGGCTATTCAGGGTAGTTTGGTTTAGCatagtttattttttgagacaggatcttgctttgtagcccaggctggcctattACTTTTAGCAATCATTTTTCCTCATTCTCCTAGTGCTTGACTCACAGGTAAATACCACCATGCTTCCCTGGATATTCAGACTTTGGGGGAAAATTGATACTGTaagtgtgctggatagttttatatcaaattgacacaagctaaagtcatgggagaggggggaacctcaattaagtatctccataagatccagctgtaggcaggcctgtaaggcatttcataATTAGTGTTTgatgtggggagggcccagcccattatgggtggggTTATCCCTGGGCCAGTGGTCCTGACTTCTACAGGACTGAGCAAAACATGGGGAGCAACCCAGTagacagcacccctccatggcctttgcatcagctctggcctccaggttcctgccctggcttcctccaGTGATGAACAACAGTGCTGTGGATGtgagaaaccctttcctccccaagttgctttggtcagagtgttttgtctcagcagtggaaaccctaaggaCAGTAAGCATAATGTAATTCTTTTTCCGTTATATCCTCCACCTTTTCAAACACAGAACCAAACTCTGCCTTTCAAATGACAAGTTTGTTAGTGCCTAAGAacaattttctctttgtttgccATTGTATCTAAGTGTTTAAAACATGGAaattgctgaggcaggagaattatcaCAAGTTCTTGACCCtgtctttgaaattaaaaaaaaaaaaagacaagaattaGTGATTTACCtagcataaaaacaaatgtttgtcTAGTGTGAATTTTAGTTTAAttaaattactgttttatttagaTCTAACCAAAGAGTCTTTGCCTCccccacaaataaaaatattttttctgagaaTAGCAAGACAAACAGTGAATGACAGGAATGGGTTTGATTTGATAATTCAGCACTCCCTTTGgagtctcccccaaccccatttttgaaacagggtttctctgtgtagccctggctgtctggaactcactctgtagaccaggctggcctcaaactcacagtgatccacctggctctgcttccctagtgctgggattaaagacatcaTCACCCAGCCCTCTTTAGAGTCTTAAAGCTAATCTTGTCTCCCCAAAGTCAACTGGAGCAAAGTTATGCGATGCAGAGTTTCTGCTTTGGATTTGTTGATTAATGCAGATATTTCAAAAATGGAAAACCTTTTGGTATCTGAACACTGGAATTGATGCCAAGTAGTTGAGAAACATCCACAGTCCTGAGGCTGTTGGCTTACATGCACCATCTAGGTTAGATTGGCAGTGGGCTTTGAGCAGAGTTTGGTCTAAAATATGTCAGAAACACAATGGTAAGAGTAAGGTGCAGAGGTTTGTGAACCGGAAGCATCTCACCTAAGGGTAATAGATAGATTCTAACAGGCCTTGACAGGTAGGTGACCGACAAGGTGTCGATGAGTGGGTTCAAGCATTTAGGGTGGTTTCAGTTTTAGAAGTACAATAAGAAAGGGGAGTGATCTGGTGGTGTAGCTTGATGACAGTGCTTCCCTATCATACAGATCAAGGCTTTGTGTTTGATCTGTAATTTTCAGCGTGACCATAGAGAAGGCTTCATGTGAAAGGCTGAGCACAGGGTGCCGTCTAGACACAGGCTAGTAAACAGGTCATAGGTGACCAGAGCCATGGTTGTGAGGAGATTATGAACGTTCTCCTGACCCTTCCTACAAGTCACACTGTGTCCACCCTCCCAACCACCCTTCACATCTTGCCCTCTATTGTTACCTAGACGACTTTGAAGATGAGAAACAGAAACCCCCAAGGAAGTGCTTTCTCCCGAAAGTTTcccaaggaaagaggaagagagactgcAGTGATCCAGGGGACCCCACAAATGGTGCAGCAAAAAAGAAAGTGGCCAAAGCCACCACTAAATCCAAGAATCTCAAGGCTGTGAAGGAGGAAGCACTCAGCAACGACGAGGATGATTTCCGGTGAGATACCTAAGCACAGAGCCCAGTGGGTTGCTCAGAGGAGCGGGGGTAATGGGGGTGACTCCTTGCTCTCTAAGGGgatgtgggaaggaggagggtcttcaagcATTTCTAGACAGGGCCAGGCCAGCAGGAGCTGGAGGCCTCAGTTCTCTGATGAGTTCAGTGGCCGCTCACAAATAGTGCTTTATTCATGGTTACACAGCTGGCTAGAAGCACCCTCAGGAGCAGAGCTCAGAATTCCTGATtcttggtctgatgttctctcaACTTCACATATACttagcagggaggcaggagacttCCTGTCAGCCAGAAATTTGGCACAGGTAACTCGTGCCCAGCTGGACTTTGAGCATTCACTGGTCACATTCTTGTTCCCTGTTGCTCttcttagttttctgtttctgttttctaatagTTTAGCAGGTCAAACCAAAGGCCTCCTGTGTTGTGAGTGAGCACTGATCACTGAGCCTGAACCCCAcctcagcccctccctctgctctggagaactctcttcctctctgactcATGTCTGAAGCCATCAGCTCTAGTTGTTTGTTTGAACAGATTCTTGGTCTCTTTGCTCATGTTTgggctgctgctgcagctgcagagTGTGATATGTCCACCTGGATGACAGTTATATATGACAATGCAgtgtattcattgctaccctctAGGGTGATCACACCTCTTGGGTCTCAGCTACAACTGTGAGCTTCATTCATGTTCACAGGGCCTTCATTCATGTTCGTGTAGGGTAGCTGAATATTCTTATTTCAGTACGAGGGACAGTA
Proteins encoded in this window:
- the Lsm3 gene encoding U6 snRNA-associated Sm-like protein LSm3 translates to MADDVDQQQTTNTVEEPLDLIRLSLDERIYVKMRNDRELRGRLHAYDQHLNMILGDVEETVTTIEIDEETYEEIYKSTKRNIPMLFVRGDGVVLVAPPLRVG